From a region of the Triticum aestivum cultivar Chinese Spring chromosome 7D, IWGSC CS RefSeq v2.1, whole genome shotgun sequence genome:
- the LOC123168530 gene encoding probable calcium-binding protein CML32, whose product MDTKQSVAAVVKPSLDGGAPATASFRLRNGSLNSVRLRRVFDLFDKNGDGQITVDELAQALDSLGLVADREGLASTVGAYVPEGAAGLRFQDFECLHRELGDALFGALDDVPEDGEAGAGGDEEEMKEAFKVFDVDGDGFISATELQEVLKKLGLPEGGSLATVRQMICNVDRNSDGRVDFGEFKCMMKGITVWGA is encoded by the coding sequence ATGGATACGAAGCAGAGCGTCGCGGCGGTGGTGAAGCCGTCGTTGGATGGCGGTGCCCCGGCCACGGCGTCGTTCCGTCTCCGCAACGGCAGCCTCAACTCGGTTCGCCTCCGCCGGGTATTCGACCTGTTCGACAAGAACGGCGACGGTCAGATCACGGTCGACGAGCTGGCGCAGGCGCTGGATTCACTGGGGCTCGTCGCCGACCGCGAGGGCCTGGCCTCCACCGTGGGCGCATACGTCCCCGAGGGCGCGGCGGGGCTTCGTTTCCAGGACTTCGAGTGCCTCCACCGTGAGCTGGGTGACGCGCTCTTCGGCGCGCTGGACGACGTGCCTGAGGATGGCGAGGCCGGCGCGGGCGGggacgaggaggagatgaaggaggcGTTCAAGGTGTTCGACGTGGACGGCGACGGCTTCATCTCGGCAACCGAGCTGCAGGAGGTGCTCAAGAAGCTGGGCCTCCCCGAGGGCGGCAGCCTCGCCACCGTGCGCCAGATGATTTGCAACGTCGACCGTAACAGCGACGGCCGCGTCGACTTTGGGGAGTTCAAGTGCATGATGAAGGGGATCACGGTGTGGGGCGCGTGA